ACCGGCAACGATATTCGCACACATTTCTGCGAAAGTCAAATCGCGTAATCAGCCGATCAGACAATCAGCCCCTGTCTTGGTTGCAGCCCTCACCCGCGATGCTATTCGGCGCACCCGCAGCAGAACCCCACAAAATCTGCTGCTGCGCATATCATGCGCGCTCGCCAACGCCTAGTCTACCTTCTCTGACCCGGTCTGCCGCGACCACGGCTGCGACGCCGCCCGCCATCGCTGTGATTCGAGGCCGCAGCCGGGGCTGCAGCGGCCATCGCCGGCGGTTGCGCCACCGGCGCGTGCAGCAATTGCTGGTAATAGTCGTCCAGCAGCATGGCCATGATGGCCGATTCTTCTTCGTTTTCGGCCAGACTGCGGGCCAGGGGGATGAAGCGCAGGCTGCGCTCGGCCTGGAGTTTGTCGCGGTCGCGCAAGCGCGCTTCCAGATGGGCGATCAGGCGTTCGGTCACCACCGCTTCGACATCGGCATCGGTGGGAAGGGGGCGCTCGATCAGGTCGATCTCGTAGCGGCGGGCGATGCGGTCGAGGGCGTTTTTTTCCAGGATGCTGATCAGCGAGATGGCCACGCCTGCCGCCCCGGCCCGGCCGGTGCGCCCGGCGCGGTGGATGTAGGCTTCGATGTCTTCCGGCGCCTCGTACTGGATGACGTGCGACAGTTCGGGAATGTCCAGCCCGCGGGCGGCGACATCGGTGGCCACCAGGAAGCGCAGGCTGCCCTGGCGGACGCGGTCGAGCACGCGCTCGCGGTCTTTCTGGGCCAGGTCGGCGCTCAGTTCGTCGGCGTCGTAGCCGAATCGCTGCAAGACGACGGTGACATAGTGGACATGCTGGCGGGTGTTGCAGAAGATGATGGCCGAGGCGGGATTTTCGACTTCGATGATGCGCACCAGGCTGCGGTCTTTGTCCATGGCCGGGGCCAGGTAGTAGACGTGCTCGGTGTCAGTGACATGGACATGGTCGTGGCTGAGCGAGAGGAAGTCGGGCGCGGTCATGAATTCGGCCGCCGTGCGCATGACGTAGGAGGGGAAGGTGGCCGAGAACATGCAGGTGTGGACGCGGCGGTTGGGCAGGTTGCGCCGGACGCGCACCATGTCGGGGTAGAAGCCCATCGACAACATGCGGTCGGCCTCGTCCAGGACCAGGGTGCGCAGGTGTTCGAGTGTGAGTGAACGGCGCAAGAGGTGGTCGAGGACGCGACCGGGGGTGCCGACGACGATGTGAGCGCCCTGCTGCAGCGCCTGCGTTTGCGGGCCGTAGCCGACGCCGCCGTAGACGGCGACGGTGCTAAACCCGGCCGGTGCGCACAATGTCTCGGCCTCGCGCCAGACCTGGTAGGCCAGCTCGCGGGTGGGGGTCAGGATCAGCGCCTGGCAGACAGGGCGGCTGGGGTCCAGCCGCTCGATCAGGGGCAGCAGGTAGGCGCCGGTCTTGCCGCTGCCGGTGCGGGCCTGGATCATCATGTCACGGCCGGCCAGCAGATAGGGGATGGCCCTGGCCTGAACGGGCATGAGATCAGTCCAGCCGGCGCGGGCGCAGGCGGCGCTCATGGCCGGGGTCAGGTCACCAAAGGCCAGGTCGGGCAGTGGGTTGTGGGGTTCGGTGGGGATTGGGCTGGGATCGGTCATGGTCTTTTCGTTGGCTACTCACCAGGTCACGTGCCGCACCCGGCCGGGCGGGCTGAGCGGGATCAGGCGGCCGTCTTCCTCCTGCCGGACGACGTTCACCCACCAGATCAGTTCGGGTGGGCGCTCGCCAGGGGACGGGCGCAGGGCGGGGTCGAGGCGGGCGCTGCTGTTGCGGGTGAGGATGGTTTCGATGGGTGGGAGGGTGGGGTCGGCATAGGCCAGGTGCACCGCGTACCAGGCGCCTTCGGGCAGCAGGTCGACTGTCACCCAACGCAGGGTAAGCGCTTGGTCGCCGACGATGATGCTGTGGTCGGGGGGGCTGATCGGGGCCGGGGCCGGATAGACGGGTGTTGGCAAGGGGGCGGCGCCCTCGGCGTC
The sequence above is drawn from the Caldilineales bacterium genome and encodes:
- a CDS encoding DEAD/DEAH box helicase — protein: MTDPSPIPTEPHNPLPDLAFGDLTPAMSAACARAGWTDLMPVQARAIPYLLAGRDMMIQARTGSGKTGAYLLPLIERLDPSRPVCQALILTPTRELAYQVWREAETLCAPAGFSTVAVYGGVGYGPQTQALQQGAHIVVGTPGRVLDHLLRRSLTLEHLRTLVLDEADRMLSMGFYPDMVRVRRNLPNRRVHTCMFSATFPSYVMRTAAEFMTAPDFLSLSHDHVHVTDTEHVYYLAPAMDKDRSLVRIIEVENPASAIIFCNTRQHVHYVTVVLQRFGYDADELSADLAQKDRERVLDRVRQGSLRFLVATDVAARGLDIPELSHVIQYEAPEDIEAYIHRAGRTGRAGAAGVAISLISILEKNALDRIARRYEIDLIERPLPTDADVEAVVTERLIAHLEARLRDRDKLQAERSLRFIPLARSLAENEEESAIMAMLLDDYYQQLLHAPVAQPPAMAAAAPAAASNHSDGGRRRSRGRGRPGQRR